The following coding sequences are from one Eucalyptus grandis isolate ANBG69807.140 chromosome 11, ASM1654582v1, whole genome shotgun sequence window:
- the LOC104422993 gene encoding LOW QUALITY PROTEIN: developmentally-regulated G-protein 2 (The sequence of the model RefSeq protein was modified relative to this genomic sequence to represent the inferred CDS: inserted 4 bases in 2 codons), translating into MGIIERIKEIEAEMARTQKNKATEYHLGQLKAKIAKLRTQLLEPPKGSSGAGEGFEVTKFGHGRVALIGFPSVGKSTLLTMLTGTHSEAASYEFTTLTCIPGIVHYNDTKIQLLDLPGIIEGAXQGKGRGRQVIAVAKSSDIVLMVLDASKSEGHRQILTRELEAVGLRLNKRPPQIYFKKKKTGGISFNSTLPLTHVDEALLSXILHEYKIHNAEVLFREDASVDDLIDVIEGNRKYMKCVYVYNKIDVIGIDDVDRLARQPNSVVISCNLKLNFDRLLSKIWEEMGLVRVYTKPQGQQPDFTDPVVLSTDRGGCSVEDFCNHIHRSLVKDVKYVLAWGTSARHYPQHCGLGHVLHDEDVVQIVKKKESDDGGRGRFKSHSNAPARISDREKKAPLKT; encoded by the exons ATGGGGATCATCGAGAGGATCAAAGAGATTGAAGCCGAGATGGCTCGGACGCAGAAGAACAAGGCCACAG AGTATCATCTTGGTCAGCTCAAGGCAAAGATAGCAAAGCTACGGACGCAGTTACTGGAGCCTCCAAAA GGTTCTAGTGGAGCTGGAGAGGGTTTTGAAGTTACAAAATTTGGCCATGGCCGTGTGGCGCTAATAGGATTTCCAAG TGTGGGGAAGTCGACACTTTTGACTATGTTAACCGGCACACATTCAGAAGCTGCATCTTATGAGTTCACAACACTTACTTGCATTCCTGGAATTGTACATTACAATGATACCAAAATTCAGTTGTTGGATCTTCCTGGAATCATAGAAGGTGC TCAAGGCAAGGGACGTGGTCGGCAG GTTATTGCAGTTGCGAAGTCTTCTGACATCGTATTGATGGTTCTTGATGCCTCCAAA AGTGAGGGCCATCGGCAAATACTGACAAGGGAGCTGGAAGCTGTGGGTTTGCGTTTGAACAAGAGGCCACCTCAA ATAtattttaagaagaaaaaaactggTGGCATTTCGTTCAACAGCACTCTTCCTCTAACTCATGTGGACGAAGCTCTGTTATC AATTCTACATGAATACAAAATTCATAATGCGGAG GTGCTCTTTCGTGAAGATGCTTCTGTGGATGATCTCATAGATGTCATTGAAGGAAACCGAAAGTACATGAAGTGCGTATATGTTTACAACAAAATAGACGTGATTGGTATTGATGATGTGGACAGGTTGGCCCGGCAGCCAAATTCTGTTGTTATCAGCTGCAATCTGAAG CTCAACTTTGACCGACTACTTTCAAAGATTTGGGAAGAGATGGGGCTTGTCAGAGTTTACACAAAGCCACAAGGCCAACAGCCAGATTTTACCGATCCTGTTGTTCTTTCCACT GATAGAGGCGGCTGCTCGGttgaggacttctgcaaccacATTCACAGGAGTTTGGTGAAGGATGTGAAGTATGTTCTGGCATGGGGTACTAGTGCAAGACACTATCCACAGCACTGTGGTCTCGGCCACGTTCTTCATGATGAGGATGTTGTTCAGattgtcaagaaaaag GAAAGTGATGATGGAGGAAGGGGAAGATTTAAGTCGCACTCAAATGCTCCTGCTCGAATATCCGATAGAGAGAAGAAAGCTCCTTTGAAGACATAA